Proteins from a genomic interval of uncultured Desulfuromusa sp.:
- a CDS encoding PLP-dependent aminotransferase family protein: MLDSAVRTHKKQPLYEEVAQRICHLIEQGTLRPGERVPSIRSLSKQMQVSINTVKEAYGQLEDRQLIEARPQSGYYVRVRFPELPAEPEINPPVLHHPSEINLPDIYQRVMRDLLDPELLQLGIATPNYMLLPVEKLNRMLARETRRFARQSVAYELPPGNLRLRQQIARRLLLSGCTLSPDQIVITSGCVEAVALSLRTLCQRGDTVVIETPFYFNFLQLIEELGLKALEIPSSPRGGISLEALEYALERNAEKVSACLVISNFNNPLGSSLAETDKQRLVELLEHFKVPLIEDDIYGDLSFANDRPGVAKAFDKTGNVLLCSSFSKTLAPGYRVGWIAAGRFQDRIERGKMLAGVATASPPQQAIAEFLANGGYEYHLRSIRRSYARQVALMQDAIGRFFPEGTRVSRPQGGFILWVELPGMIDSLLLYEQAKALRIGIAPGQLFSIKGKFHHCIRLSATLWDPAVEEAIKSLGQLAQRQLELQK, encoded by the coding sequence ATGCTTGATTCAGCGGTCAGAACACATAAAAAACAGCCTTTATATGAAGAGGTTGCGCAGCGGATTTGCCATCTGATTGAGCAGGGGACGCTACGACCGGGAGAGCGGGTTCCTTCGATCCGCAGCCTGAGTAAACAAATGCAGGTCAGTATCAATACGGTCAAGGAAGCCTATGGCCAGCTGGAAGACAGGCAATTGATAGAAGCCCGTCCACAATCCGGTTATTATGTCCGGGTCCGTTTTCCGGAGCTGCCTGCCGAACCGGAAATCAACCCTCCGGTCTTGCATCATCCCTCTGAAATCAACTTGCCCGATATTTATCAGCGGGTGATGCGTGATCTTCTCGATCCGGAGTTATTGCAGCTCGGTATTGCAACGCCCAACTATATGTTGCTGCCGGTTGAAAAACTCAATCGCATGCTGGCGCGGGAAACACGACGCTTTGCCCGCCAATCGGTTGCTTACGAACTTCCTCCCGGAAACCTGAGATTACGTCAGCAAATTGCTCGGCGCCTGTTGCTGTCCGGCTGTACTTTGAGTCCCGATCAGATTGTGATTACCTCAGGCTGCGTGGAAGCCGTGGCACTCTCACTACGAACCTTATGTCAACGGGGTGATACCGTTGTTATCGAGACGCCATTTTATTTCAACTTTCTGCAATTAATTGAAGAACTTGGTCTCAAGGCTCTGGAAATCCCAAGTTCTCCGCGTGGTGGTATCAGTCTTGAAGCTCTTGAGTATGCGTTGGAGCGGAACGCGGAAAAAGTCAGTGCCTGTCTGGTGATCTCAAACTTCAACAATCCTCTTGGCAGCAGTCTGGCTGAAACAGACAAGCAACGCCTGGTTGAACTGCTGGAGCATTTTAAGGTCCCGCTGATTGAAGATGACATCTATGGTGATTTATCCTTTGCTAATGATCGCCCCGGAGTCGCCAAGGCCTTCGATAAAACCGGCAACGTGTTGCTGTGTTCATCCTTCAGTAAAACGCTCGCTCCCGGATATCGGGTTGGCTGGATAGCCGCCGGCCGCTTTCAGGATCGGATTGAGCGGGGCAAGATGCTTGCCGGAGTGGCAACGGCCAGTCCCCCGCAACAAGCCATTGCAGAGTTTTTGGCAAACGGCGGATATGAATATCATCTCCGGTCAATACGGCGCAGCTATGCCCGACAGGTTGCACTGATGCAGGATGCCATAGGCCGATTTTTTCCAGAAGGAACTCGGGTTTCAAGGCCTCAGGGTGGTTTTATTCTCTGGGTGGAACTGCCGGGAATGATCGATTCCCTGCTTCTGTACGAACAAGCCAAGGCTTTGCGTATCGGGATTGCTCCGGGACAGCTGTTTTCAATCAAGGGTAAATTCCATCATTGTATCCGCTTGAGCGCGACCCTCTGGGATCCTGCAGTTGAGGAAGCGATTAAAAGCCTTGGTCAATTAGCACAACGGCAACTTGAACTTCAGAAATAG
- a CDS encoding DMT family transporter gives MLNILFYSFTILIWGSTWLGIKYQLGVVAPAWSIAYRFALAALLLMIWCLVTKRSMRFSVKDHLYIALQGIMLFSLNYFLFYLSELYITSGLAAVVFSTIVIMNLINGRIFLGTPMEWRVLLGAGAGLVGLGLLFWPELASVNFSGPILFGMFLSFGATYLASLGNILSARNQQQMLPVVQTNAYGMSYGALCMLLIAVLSGDPMQLEMTPAYLISLGYLALFGSVIAFGCYLSLIGRIGAGRAAYATLLFPIVALLLSTIWEDYHWTIPGVLGIGLILCGNYLALVKKKQIRKEIV, from the coding sequence ATGCTGAATATCCTCTTTTACAGCTTCACTATCCTGATCTGGGGTTCGACCTGGCTCGGAATAAAATATCAACTGGGAGTCGTCGCTCCGGCTTGGTCGATTGCCTATCGATTTGCGTTGGCCGCACTGTTACTGATGATCTGGTGTCTGGTCACAAAACGGTCGATGCGTTTTTCCGTCAAGGACCATCTCTATATTGCACTCCAGGGAATCATGCTGTTTTCCCTGAACTATTTTCTGTTTTATCTGTCCGAGCTCTATATCACCAGTGGTTTGGCAGCTGTGGTCTTTTCCACCATTGTCATTATGAACCTGATCAATGGGCGAATCTTTCTCGGGACACCGATGGAATGGCGGGTTCTGCTGGGCGCGGGGGCCGGCCTTGTTGGGCTGGGGTTACTGTTCTGGCCGGAACTGGCGAGCGTCAATTTTTCCGGGCCGATTCTCTTCGGGATGTTTCTCAGTTTTGGAGCGACCTACTTAGCGTCATTGGGGAATATTCTGTCTGCTCGTAACCAGCAGCAGATGCTGCCGGTTGTCCAGACCAATGCTTACGGCATGAGTTACGGTGCTCTCTGCATGCTTCTGATTGCGGTTTTAAGTGGTGATCCGATGCAGCTGGAAATGACTCCTGCTTACTTGATCTCTCTGGGATATCTGGCCCTGTTCGGTTCGGTGATTGCTTTCGGTTGTTATCTGAGCCTGATTGGCCGCATCGGAGCCGGAAGGGCGGCCTATGCAACCCTGTTGTTTCCAATTGTAGCACTGCTGTTATCAACTATCTGGGAAGATTATCACTGGACTATTCCAGGAGTGCTTGGAATTGGATTGATCCTTTGCGGTAACTATCTTGCATTGGTTAAAAAGAAACAGATACGGAAAGAGATTGTTTGA
- a CDS encoding RluA family pseudouridine synthase has translation MPEFTVTDKDAGLTAEKFLQESIPAAPVGYLRQLFKKGKVKSRGGNIAANDCLPTGTKISVPESARILELMSAPQRSAPKIDILYESREILIVNKPAGLAIHNSKGHERDNLTTRVAEFLLDRGDKFRAAPVQRLDLETSGPVLFGKGKKSCSELGKLFMQGEVVKTYLALVHGKLLGRGDLQTDIPAKGKLKTARTSYQTLVSNDNASLLELQLHTGRQHQIRRQFADAGHPLYGDRRYKGPCSRQLQRLFLHCRSLTFVDPFSRKRITVNCSLPRDLTRFLPQMGINQ, from the coding sequence ATGCCTGAATTTACTGTCACTGACAAAGATGCCGGATTAACAGCTGAAAAGTTTTTGCAGGAATCAATTCCTGCGGCACCTGTTGGTTATCTGCGCCAGTTGTTTAAAAAAGGAAAAGTAAAAAGTCGTGGCGGAAATATTGCTGCCAATGATTGTCTGCCAACGGGTACAAAGATCTCCGTACCTGAAAGTGCACGGATTCTGGAGTTGATGTCTGCACCTCAACGTTCAGCACCGAAAATTGATATTCTTTATGAATCACGGGAAATCCTGATCGTGAATAAACCTGCCGGGTTGGCCATTCATAACAGTAAAGGTCATGAGCGCGATAATCTCACTACTCGGGTGGCTGAGTTTCTGCTGGATCGCGGGGATAAATTCAGAGCTGCTCCCGTACAACGACTGGACCTTGAAACGTCTGGGCCGGTATTGTTCGGCAAGGGAAAGAAAAGTTGCTCTGAGCTGGGTAAGCTTTTCATGCAGGGAGAAGTCGTGAAAACCTATCTGGCCCTAGTCCACGGGAAACTGCTGGGCCGGGGAGATCTGCAGACTGATATTCCAGCCAAAGGGAAATTAAAAACAGCAAGAACCAGCTATCAAACTCTGGTCAGTAATGACAATGCATCATTGTTGGAACTGCAATTACATACGGGACGCCAGCACCAGATTCGACGCCAGTTTGCTGATGCCGGACATCCTCTTTATGGCGATAGACGCTACAAAGGGCCTTGTTCCAGACAACTCCAGAGGTTGTTCCTTCATTGCCGCAGCCTGACTTTTGTCGATCCTTTCAGCCGGAAACGGATCACTGTCAATTGTTCTCTGCCAAGAGATCTGACTCGTTTCTTGCCTCAGATGGGTATCAATCAATAA
- the thiE gene encoding thiamine phosphate synthase: MNLHLVTDRNLTLGRPLLDIIHAAVAGGTSLVQLREKDCSTREFIELGKAVTAMLSDHKVPLIINDRVDVALAIGAQGVHIGQSDMPYPQARAILGAQAIIGLSVETPEQALEANRFDVDYLGLSPVFATATKKDLPPHLGLEGVRKIRALTKHRLIAIGGISSHNAENVINAGAHGLAVVSALCAAPDPKSAALELCEKIAVAKTKTEAT; the protein is encoded by the coding sequence ATGAACCTCCATCTTGTGACTGACCGGAATCTGACTCTGGGACGACCATTACTTGATATTATCCATGCAGCTGTCGCTGGTGGAACATCTCTGGTGCAATTACGGGAAAAGGATTGCTCAACCCGTGAATTTATTGAGCTGGGGAAAGCGGTCACTGCAATGCTGAGTGATCACAAGGTCCCTTTAATCATCAACGATCGGGTTGATGTTGCACTGGCAATCGGAGCTCAGGGAGTTCATATTGGCCAAAGTGATATGCCCTATCCGCAAGCGCGGGCCATTCTTGGGGCACAGGCAATTATAGGGCTGTCTGTAGAAACTCCCGAACAAGCACTTGAGGCAAACCGATTCGATGTCGACTATCTTGGGCTGAGTCCCGTATTTGCAACGGCGACTAAAAAAGATTTGCCACCGCATCTGGGACTGGAAGGAGTTCGGAAAATTAGAGCATTAACCAAGCATCGGTTAATTGCAATCGGTGGAATTAGCAGTCACAATGCAGAAAATGTCATCAATGCCGGGGCCCACGGCCTGGCTGTTGTCTCCGCACTTTGTGCGGCTCCTGATCCCAAAAGTGCTGCTCTTGAACTCTGTGAAAAAATTGCTGTTGCAAAAACAAAGACAGAGGCAACCTGA
- a CDS encoding DUF2917 domain-containing protein produces MELQIDNQELIHLGEEFGHSKLLCLEGYGWVTRAGDSRDLILRKGDTLNIDQNAQMVMMGLTTTRLRILDEAGTKKPVRISHGLFSRKGLRQSSSS; encoded by the coding sequence ATGGAACTGCAGATCGACAATCAGGAATTGATCCATCTGGGAGAGGAGTTTGGACATTCAAAGCTGCTCTGCCTGGAAGGTTACGGCTGGGTGACCCGAGCAGGAGATTCCCGGGATTTGATTCTCCGCAAAGGGGATACCCTGAACATTGACCAAAACGCTCAGATGGTGATGATGGGTCTGACAACGACCCGGCTACGGATACTGGATGAGGCTGGAACAAAGAAACCGGTGCGGATTTCACACGGGCTGTTCAGCAGAAAAGGGCTGAGGCAAAGTTCATCCTCATAA
- a CDS encoding tetratricopeptide repeat protein, giving the protein MKKSKQDQFPLPDRAATEKLYAELRPNYELILYDIYQQLHQLAEEEGLSLTLKYRVKAFDSYCEKLVRLNKLQGSEMLQITDLLGVRIVCPFLEELEIIEQLIAQRFEILEMEHKAEQHSFREFGYDSVHLLIRADSLECEEQLPYSCGVCEIQLRTILQEAWAEVEHELVYKSDIGMPNHSIRRKLASLNASLTLSDLIFQEIRDHQKEIRQRGLKCRQAVESMSCGYRNIDIAQIPDSDVSEPEKEIPVPEHLTSKKLEKLMFGALEAHSNNQFRKAINLYSSALKIKLDPAIRSLVYNHRGMALFALAEYNKGLEDFNKSIEYNPENSRAWTNRGLAYRVLEKFDQSLENYDRVIDMHPQQYEGYWGRAQTCFEMKLFSRALSDCHKTIERKADFTPALELEKALRRQLF; this is encoded by the coding sequence ATGAAAAAAAGTAAACAGGATCAGTTTCCACTGCCCGATCGGGCTGCAACAGAAAAACTCTATGCAGAGCTACGTCCCAACTATGAATTGATTCTTTATGATATTTATCAGCAGTTGCATCAGTTGGCTGAAGAAGAAGGCTTATCGCTGACTCTGAAATATCGGGTCAAGGCTTTTGACAGCTATTGTGAAAAGCTGGTCAGGCTCAATAAATTGCAAGGGAGTGAGATGCTCCAGATTACAGATCTTCTCGGAGTCAGGATCGTTTGTCCTTTTCTGGAAGAACTTGAAATCATTGAGCAACTGATAGCACAAAGATTTGAAATATTGGAAATGGAGCATAAAGCAGAGCAGCATTCCTTCCGGGAATTTGGTTATGATTCTGTCCATTTGCTGATCCGGGCGGACTCTTTGGAATGCGAGGAACAACTCCCCTATAGTTGCGGTGTTTGTGAAATTCAATTACGCACAATTCTTCAAGAAGCCTGGGCAGAGGTCGAACATGAACTGGTCTACAAGTCAGACATTGGTATGCCAAATCACTCCATTCGTCGGAAGCTAGCTTCGCTTAATGCTTCTTTGACTTTGTCTGATCTGATTTTTCAGGAAATCCGGGATCATCAGAAAGAAATCCGTCAGCGTGGTTTGAAATGTCGTCAGGCTGTGGAATCAATGTCTTGTGGTTATCGGAATATTGATATTGCCCAGATACCGGATTCTGATGTTTCGGAACCGGAAAAAGAGATCCCCGTCCCCGAGCATCTGACTTCAAAAAAACTGGAAAAACTGATGTTTGGCGCATTGGAGGCACATAGTAACAACCAGTTCAGAAAAGCGATCAACCTTTACAGCTCTGCTTTAAAGATCAAACTTGATCCTGCAATTCGGTCTCTGGTTTATAACCACCGTGGAATGGCTCTGTTTGCTTTGGCTGAATACAACAAGGGCCTGGAAGATTTCAATAAATCAATTGAGTATAATCCAGAAAATTCCCGTGCCTGGACAAATCGCGGACTGGCTTATCGGGTGCTGGAGAAATTTGATCAATCACTCGAAAACTACGATCGGGTCATTGATATGCACCCCCAGCAGTATGAAGGCTACTGGGGGCGAGCACAAACCTGTTTTGAGATGAAACTGTTCAGTCGGGCGCTCAGTGACTGTCATAAAACCATTGAGCGTAAAGCCGATTTTACTCCTGCCCTGGAATTAGAGAAAGCACTCCGCCGACAGCTTTTTTAA
- the ltaE gene encoding low-specificity L-threonine aldolase, with protein MDFIDLRSDTVTHPTPEMRTAMANAPVGDDVYGEDPTVNQLEAEAAAMFGMEAGLFVTSGTQGNLVALLTHAPRGSEIIAGDKAHIVLYEQAGMAALGGIMPRTLQVQDDGTLLLHEIEAAIREDNEHFPRTKLISIENTQGTVGSVPLSPEYTQQVADLAHRRELKLHIDGARIFNAATAFNVSPAEIIAGADSLTFCLSKGLGAPAGSILLGSKEFIKEAHRNRKILGGGMRQTGVLASAGLIAIQKMTQRLHEDHANAADLAEKLKDVPDVKMLSQHTSFVFFQLEDSAKLSPAEFTTAMRRHNILLSPYPGYERKFRAVLHYWITPERVDAVVAAMKQVLG; from the coding sequence ATGGACTTCATTGATTTACGTAGCGATACCGTGACCCATCCCACCCCTGAAATGCGTACGGCAATGGCAAATGCTCCTGTTGGCGATGACGTATATGGTGAAGATCCAACGGTTAATCAGCTTGAAGCAGAAGCTGCCGCCATGTTTGGCATGGAAGCCGGTCTGTTTGTCACCAGCGGCACCCAGGGAAACCTGGTCGCGTTATTAACCCATGCCCCACGAGGCAGTGAAATCATTGCAGGAGATAAAGCCCATATTGTCCTCTATGAACAAGCGGGAATGGCAGCTCTTGGTGGAATTATGCCGCGAACCCTCCAGGTGCAGGATGATGGAACTTTGTTGCTGCATGAAATTGAGGCGGCCATCCGTGAAGATAATGAGCATTTCCCCCGGACGAAACTGATCAGTATTGAGAATACCCAGGGAACTGTGGGTTCCGTTCCACTCAGCCCTGAATACACTCAGCAAGTGGCCGATCTGGCTCACCGGCGAGAACTGAAATTACATATTGATGGAGCGCGGATTTTCAATGCAGCGACAGCATTTAATGTTTCTCCCGCTGAAATTATTGCGGGGGCCGACAGTCTGACTTTTTGCCTATCTAAAGGTCTCGGGGCACCGGCAGGTTCAATCCTCCTTGGCAGTAAAGAGTTCATCAAGGAAGCTCATCGTAACCGCAAGATTCTTGGTGGTGGAATGCGACAGACAGGGGTTCTTGCTTCAGCAGGACTGATTGCCATCCAAAAAATGACGCAACGGCTGCATGAAGATCACGCTAATGCCGCCGATCTTGCTGAAAAGCTCAAGGATGTTCCCGATGTCAAAATGCTGAGTCAGCACACAAGCTTTGTCTTTTTCCAGCTGGAAGACTCTGCAAAATTAAGCCCGGCGGAATTCACGACAGCAATGCGCCGGCACAATATTCTTCTGAGCCCCTATCCCGGTTATGAACGTAAGTTTCGAGCCGTCCTTCACTATTGGATCACTCCCGAACGTGTTGATGCTGTTGTTGCGGCCATGAAACAGGTGTTAGGCTAG
- the thiM gene encoding hydroxyethylthiazole kinase, which translates to MISEITTESLWADLRKVRETAPLIHNITNYVVMNNTANALLAVGASPVMAHAQEEVEEMVAIASALVINIGTLSQDWIAAMALAMTAATEKGIPIIFDPVGSGATSYRTRICRELLTVNPSIIRGNASEIMSLVDASIQTKGVDSGADVSLAEQAALNLAHHYSCVVVVSGAIDLVTDGHKKIAVPHGDAMMSRVTGLGCTATALIGAFSAINTDYFTAAVHAMALMGICGEMAAKEASGPASLQLNLIDTFYNIEKNHIAAYLKD; encoded by the coding sequence ATGATTTCTGAAATCACCACTGAGAGTCTTTGGGCTGACCTCCGGAAAGTAAGAGAGACAGCCCCTTTGATTCACAACATTACCAATTATGTCGTCATGAACAATACCGCCAATGCACTTCTGGCGGTTGGGGCCTCCCCTGTTATGGCTCACGCTCAAGAAGAGGTTGAAGAGATGGTTGCTATCGCTTCAGCATTAGTGATCAACATCGGGACCCTGAGTCAAGACTGGATTGCAGCAATGGCGTTGGCCATGACAGCTGCGACTGAAAAAGGAATTCCGATCATTTTTGATCCCGTCGGCTCGGGGGCAACATCCTATCGCACCCGAATTTGTCGCGAACTATTAACTGTTAATCCCAGCATTATCAGAGGAAACGCATCGGAAATCATGTCTTTGGTTGATGCCTCAATTCAGACCAAGGGGGTTGATAGTGGTGCTGACGTCAGTCTGGCAGAACAGGCGGCGTTGAATCTGGCACACCATTATTCCTGTGTTGTTGTTGTCAGTGGGGCGATCGATCTGGTGACCGATGGTCACAAAAAAATTGCCGTTCCACATGGTGATGCCATGATGTCCAGAGTCACCGGTCTTGGCTGTACCGCAACGGCCCTGATTGGGGCCTTCAGCGCCATCAATACCGATTATTTCACAGCAGCCGTCCATGCCATGGCGCTCATGGGAATCTGTGGAGAAATGGCCGCTAAAGAGGCTAGCGGGCCCGCAAGCTTACAACTGAATCTGATTGATACGTTTTACAATATTGAGAAAAACCACATTGCCGCATATCTAAAAGACTGA
- a CDS encoding aminotransferase class IV, with protein MSDVYLNGEFIDGNLAKISVFDQGFLYGDGIFESFRSVDKKLYQFSSHYQRLLQSAEALSYPVAFTQQQLEDILLELCERNGWNNAYYRITITRGKGQIGFQRDMDNDLTCLIVGREFLGLDDRYYRQGIEVKVAQTRRNAPEAISPKIKSISNLNSLLGKLEAKATGAFEVIMLNNKDHICEGSASNIFWTRDQWVFTPAASTGLLEGVTRATIMRLCEEKLNLRVIAGEFKLQDLQFSDEVFITSTSLEVIPVVKVDGFIINQGQVGPIARRLREELHLDMGTGS; from the coding sequence ATGAGTGATGTCTACCTTAACGGTGAATTTATTGACGGCAACCTTGCAAAAATTTCAGTCTTTGATCAGGGTTTTCTCTATGGTGATGGAATATTTGAAAGTTTTCGCTCTGTTGACAAGAAACTTTACCAATTTTCTAGTCACTACCAGAGGTTGTTGCAGTCAGCAGAAGCTCTTTCTTACCCGGTTGCCTTCACGCAGCAACAATTAGAAGATATCCTTCTGGAGCTTTGTGAGAGAAATGGCTGGAATAATGCCTACTACCGGATCACGATCACCCGGGGAAAGGGGCAGATTGGTTTTCAACGGGATATGGATAACGACTTGACCTGTCTGATTGTCGGTCGCGAGTTTCTAGGTCTTGATGATCGTTACTATCGGCAGGGGATTGAGGTCAAAGTTGCTCAAACCCGAAGAAATGCACCCGAAGCTATCAGCCCTAAAATTAAATCTATCAGCAATCTCAATAGTCTTTTAGGAAAGTTGGAAGCAAAGGCAACGGGTGCTTTTGAGGTTATTATGCTGAACAATAAGGATCATATCTGTGAAGGCTCAGCCTCCAATATTTTTTGGACCCGGGATCAGTGGGTCTTCACTCCTGCCGCTTCAACAGGATTGCTGGAAGGGGTGACGCGCGCAACGATTATGCGCTTGTGCGAAGAAAAATTGAACCTGCGTGTTATCGCAGGGGAATTCAAACTCCAGGATCTACAATTTTCTGATGAAGTTTTTATTACGTCAACGTCCCTGGAAGTGATTCCTGTGGTTAAGGTTGATGGATTTATCATCAATCAGGGGCAGGTCGGTCCTATTGCCAGACGTTTACGGGAAGAGTTGCATCTGGATATGGGAACAGGGAGTTGA
- a CDS encoding SDR family oxidoreductase, with product MKKTILITGATSGFGKACAEYFAAQGWQLILTGRRRERLEQLQQQLGENVRQIMALDVRDREQVFEKLGALTEVDVLLNNAGLALGLEPSWEVNIDDWETMVDTNIKGLMYCTRALLPQMVTRNSGHIVNIGSTAGSWPYPGGNVYGGTKAFVKQFSRNLRADLIGSKVRVTNVAPGMAESEFSNVRFKGDTEQAAKVYQGAEALRPEDIAETVFWIVNRPAHVNINAVEMMPVDQAWGPFAIHRQDK from the coding sequence ATGAAAAAAACAATTTTGATTACCGGCGCGACATCAGGTTTTGGGAAAGCTTGTGCCGAGTATTTTGCTGCTCAGGGATGGCAGTTGATTTTGACAGGTCGGCGGCGTGAACGATTGGAACAACTACAGCAACAATTGGGTGAGAACGTGCGGCAAATCATGGCCCTCGATGTCCGTGACCGCGAACAGGTCTTTGAAAAACTGGGCGCGCTGACCGAAGTTGATGTCCTGCTGAATAATGCCGGTCTGGCATTGGGATTAGAACCTTCATGGGAAGTGAATATTGACGATTGGGAGACAATGGTTGATACCAATATCAAGGGGCTGATGTATTGTACTCGTGCACTATTGCCACAGATGGTAACTCGCAACAGTGGACATATCGTCAACATCGGTTCTACAGCTGGAAGCTGGCCATACCCGGGAGGGAACGTCTATGGAGGAACCAAGGCATTTGTCAAACAATTCAGTCGTAATTTACGCGCTGATCTTATTGGCAGCAAAGTGCGCGTAACCAACGTTGCTCCGGGAATGGCTGAAAGTGAATTTTCGAATGTCCGTTTTAAGGGTGATACTGAGCAGGCTGCCAAAGTCTATCAAGGGGCCGAAGCTTTACGCCCTGAGGATATTGCCGAAACAGTTTTCTGGATAGTGAATCGTCCCGCCCACGTCAATATCAATGCAGTTGAAATGATGCCCGTCGATCAGGCATGGGGGCCGTTTGCTATCCATAGACAGGACAAATAA
- a CDS encoding PLP-dependent aminotransferase family protein, which translates to MDYKPFLASRTSRMDASAIREILKVVSKPGMISLAGGIPAPESFPMSIMQDLTNQVLKKYGSTAFQYDLTEGFQPLRQALINHLENKGLLATQNEILISSGSQGGLDALGKILISKGDKIAVEAPTYLGAIQAFNPYEPEYLQMETDSNGLIPESLEQILQSEQIKFVYLVPTFQNPTGRTIPLARRQRIAELICRYDALLIEDDPYGDLRYQGDAVPSIKSLAPEHVVYMGTLSKTFAPGLRIGYILAPELIQHWLVLCKQGVDLHTSTFNQALAAEYLSGGYLQAHLPNIIRLYKPRQEAMLNALDQHFPSEFSWSRPEGGMFLWVEGPRGFDMEKLYQKAVQQNVAFVPGRFFYSQENEGLETMRLNFTMTDEQTIEKAIKILAEVTRKVL; encoded by the coding sequence ATGGACTACAAACCGTTTCTGGCATCCAGAACCAGTCGCATGGATGCCAGTGCCATCCGTGAAATTCTTAAAGTTGTTTCCAAACCGGGGATGATTTCACTGGCGGGTGGAATTCCTGCCCCGGAGAGCTTCCCCATGAGCATCATGCAGGATCTGACCAACCAGGTGCTGAAAAAATATGGATCTACGGCATTTCAATATGATCTGACTGAAGGGTTTCAGCCTCTTCGGCAGGCGCTGATCAATCACCTTGAAAATAAGGGACTCTTGGCAACTCAGAACGAAATTCTGATCTCCAGCGGTTCTCAAGGAGGGCTCGATGCTCTGGGCAAGATTCTGATTTCTAAAGGGGACAAGATTGCCGTGGAGGCTCCCACTTATCTTGGAGCCATTCAGGCCTTCAATCCTTATGAACCAGAATATCTGCAAATGGAAACGGACAGCAACGGCTTGATTCCGGAATCACTCGAACAGATTCTTCAAAGCGAACAAATCAAATTTGTCTACCTGGTACCAACCTTTCAGAACCCTACGGGTCGAACCATCCCGTTGGCCAGGCGACAGCGGATCGCTGAACTTATCTGCCGGTATGATGCCCTGCTGATAGAAGATGATCCCTATGGTGACTTACGCTATCAGGGAGATGCCGTTCCATCGATAAAAAGTCTGGCACCAGAACATGTTGTTTACATGGGAACTCTGTCCAAAACGTTTGCTCCCGGTTTGCGAATTGGATATATCCTGGCTCCCGAGCTGATTCAACATTGGCTGGTCTTATGTAAACAGGGCGTTGATCTACACACCAGCACTTTTAATCAGGCGCTAGCGGCTGAATACCTTTCCGGTGGATATCTGCAAGCTCACTTGCCCAATATCATTCGCCTTTATAAACCTCGACAAGAGGCCATGCTTAATGCGCTGGATCAGCATTTTCCTAGCGAATTCAGCTGGTCCCGCCCCGAAGGAGGAATGTTTCTCTGGGTGGAGGGTCCCAGAGGTTTTGACATGGAAAAACTATATCAAAAAGCCGTGCAGCAGAATGTCGCTTTTGTTCCCGGCAGATTTTTTTATTCACAAGAGAATGAAGGGCTGGAGACAATGCGGTTGAATTTTACCATGACCGATGAACAGACCATTGAAAAAGCGATCAAAATATTGGCTGAGGTCACAAGAAAGGTACTCTGA